The following are encoded in a window of Oreochromis aureus strain Israel breed Guangdong linkage group 10, ZZ_aureus, whole genome shotgun sequence genomic DNA:
- the LOC116326369 gene encoding ubiquitin carboxyl-terminal hydrolase 2-like isoform X2, translated as MNSILQCLSNTLELRDYCLRNCHITDLNNNCRSNTALIEEFAKLTQSLWTSANNEPISPSEFRNQVQRCAPKFVGCNQQDAQEFLRFLLDGLHNEVNRVTVRPKVSVLDFDHLADDEKGRRMWNMYLAREDSKVVDLFVGQLKSSLTCTACGFRSTVFDPFWDLSIPIAQKISGEVTLKDCLRLFTKEDVLDGEERPTCTKCKARRKCTKRFSIQKFPQILVLHLKRFSDSNVRASKLSTYVNFPLKDLDLREFASEPSERPVYNLYAVSNHSGNALGGHYTAYCKNPALGEWYSYNDSRVSPMSSSQVRSSNAYVLFYELATPSHSKYQTCRL; from the exons ATGAACTCCATCCTCCAGTGTCTGAGTAACACTTTAGAGCTGAGAGATTACTGTCTGAGAAACTGCCACATCACAGACCTCAACAACAACTGCAGGTCAAACACCGCTCTCATCGAAG AGTTtgcaaagctgactcagagcctGTGGACCTCTGCAAACAATGAGCCCATCAGTCCCTCTGAATTCAGGAACCAGGTCCAGAGGTGTGCTCCAAAATTCGTTGGCTGCAA CCAACAGGATGCTCAGGAATTTCTGCGCTTCTTATTGGACGGTCTCCATAATGAAGTCAACCGGGTGACGGTCCGCCCCAAAGTGTCCGTCCTGGACTTTGACCACCTCGC GGATGACGAAAAAGGCAGAAGGATGTGGAACATGTACTTGGCGAGAGAGGACAGCAAAGTAGTGG ATCTGTTTGTGGGGCAGCTGAAAAGCTCTCTGACTTGCACAGCTTGTGGTTTCCGCTCCACTGTGTTTGATCCATTTTGGGACCTCTCCATACCTATTGCACAG AAGATTTCAGGCGAAGTGACTCTCAAAGACTGCTTGAGACTCTTTACGAAGGAAGATGTGTTGGATGGAGAGGAGAGACCG ACGTGCACCAAATGCAAAGCCAGAAGAAAATGCACCAAGAGGTTCAGCATCCAGAAGTTCCCTCAGATCCTCGTACTTC ACCTTAAACGATTCTCAGACTCCAACGTCCGAGCCAGCAAGCTCTCCACTTACGTCAACTTCCCTCTTAAAGATCTGGACCTGCGGGAGTTTGCCTCAGAACCCAGCG AGCGCCCTGTGTATAACCTCTATGCAGTGTCCAACCACAGTGGAAACGCTTTGGGAGGCCATTACACAGCCTACTGCAAAAACCCAGCTCTGGGAGAGTGGTACAGCTACAATGACTCCAG GGTGAGCCCGATGTCCTCCAGCCAGGTTCGCAGCAGCAATGCCTACGTCCTCTTCTACGAGCTGGCCACCCCCTCGCACAGCAAATATCAGACGTGTCGGCTTTAG
- the LOC116326369 gene encoding ubiquitin carboxyl-terminal hydrolase 2-like isoform X1, which yields MTLQSFYRTTNMPSLRHSYTLTVPEDPAALPYDRPEMRRRSHPLSRSVLVSTFMGLIINQAKNKSLQGLVGLRNLGNTCFMNSILQCLSNTLELRDYCLRNCHITDLNNNCRSNTALIEEFAKLTQSLWTSANNEPISPSEFRNQVQRCAPKFVGCNQQDAQEFLRFLLDGLHNEVNRVTVRPKVSVLDFDHLADDEKGRRMWNMYLAREDSKVVDLFVGQLKSSLTCTACGFRSTVFDPFWDLSIPIAQKISGEVTLKDCLRLFTKEDVLDGEERPTCTKCKARRKCTKRFSIQKFPQILVLHLKRFSDSNVRASKLSTYVNFPLKDLDLREFASEPSERPVYNLYAVSNHSGNALGGHYTAYCKNPALGEWYSYNDSRVSPMSSSQVRSSNAYVLFYELATPSHSKYQTCRL from the exons ATGACTCTACAATCTTTCTATCGGACAACGAACATGCCGTCTCTGCGACACTCTTACACCCTGACGGTGCCGGAGGATCCGGCCGCTCTCCCCTATGACAGACCGGAGATGAGGCGCAGGAGCCACCCGCTGTCCCGGTCCGTGCTGGTGTCCACATTCATGGGTCTGATCATCAACCAGGCCAAG AACAAGAGCCTTCAGGGCCTGGTGGGTTTGAGGAACCTGGGAAACACT TGCTTCATGAACTCCATCCTCCAGTGTCTGAGTAACACTTTAGAGCTGAGAGATTACTGTCTGAGAAACTGCCACATCACAGACCTCAACAACAACTGCAGGTCAAACACCGCTCTCATCGAAG AGTTtgcaaagctgactcagagcctGTGGACCTCTGCAAACAATGAGCCCATCAGTCCCTCTGAATTCAGGAACCAGGTCCAGAGGTGTGCTCCAAAATTCGTTGGCTGCAA CCAACAGGATGCTCAGGAATTTCTGCGCTTCTTATTGGACGGTCTCCATAATGAAGTCAACCGGGTGACGGTCCGCCCCAAAGTGTCCGTCCTGGACTTTGACCACCTCGC GGATGACGAAAAAGGCAGAAGGATGTGGAACATGTACTTGGCGAGAGAGGACAGCAAAGTAGTGG ATCTGTTTGTGGGGCAGCTGAAAAGCTCTCTGACTTGCACAGCTTGTGGTTTCCGCTCCACTGTGTTTGATCCATTTTGGGACCTCTCCATACCTATTGCACAG AAGATTTCAGGCGAAGTGACTCTCAAAGACTGCTTGAGACTCTTTACGAAGGAAGATGTGTTGGATGGAGAGGAGAGACCG ACGTGCACCAAATGCAAAGCCAGAAGAAAATGCACCAAGAGGTTCAGCATCCAGAAGTTCCCTCAGATCCTCGTACTTC ACCTTAAACGATTCTCAGACTCCAACGTCCGAGCCAGCAAGCTCTCCACTTACGTCAACTTCCCTCTTAAAGATCTGGACCTGCGGGAGTTTGCCTCAGAACCCAGCG AGCGCCCTGTGTATAACCTCTATGCAGTGTCCAACCACAGTGGAAACGCTTTGGGAGGCCATTACACAGCCTACTGCAAAAACCCAGCTCTGGGAGAGTGGTACAGCTACAATGACTCCAG GGTGAGCCCGATGTCCTCCAGCCAGGTTCGCAGCAGCAATGCCTACGTCCTCTTCTACGAGCTGGCCACCCCCTCGCACAGCAAATATCAGACGTGTCGGCTTTAG